The Anoxybacillus flavithermus genome has a segment encoding these proteins:
- a CDS encoding CRISPR-associated protein Cas4, whose amino-acid sequence MVSGVQMQYYKVCKRKLWLFSKGIAMEDEHERVIEGKILHERAYPRLEDREILVDDAFKLDALDGEYIREVKLSSKMSEADRFQMLYYLYELKKRGVQKKGLISYTKERKTEEIELTEKDEVAIEKAIKEIYAIVHSASPPKLKKLPYCTKCAYYEFCFALEGDD is encoded by the coding sequence ATGGTTAGCGGTGTGCAAATGCAGTATTACAAAGTATGCAAGCGAAAGTTGTGGTTGTTTTCAAAAGGAATTGCGATGGAAGATGAACATGAGCGGGTTATAGAAGGGAAGATTTTACACGAACGAGCTTATCCACGTTTGGAAGATAGGGAAATTTTAGTCGATGATGCATTTAAGTTAGATGCTTTGGATGGAGAGTACATTCGTGAAGTTAAACTTTCAAGCAAAATGTCAGAGGCAGATCGGTTTCAAATGCTGTATTACCTATATGAGTTGAAGAAGCGAGGCGTTCAGAAGAAGGGGTTAATTAGCTATACGAAAGAGCGGAAAACGGAAGAAATAGAACTAACGGAAAAAGATGAGGTGGCAATTGAAAAGGCGATAAAGGAAATTTATGCAATCGTTCACTCCGCTTCCCCACCGAAGCTAAAAAAACTACCTTATTGTACAAAATGCGCATATTATGAGTTTTGTTTTGCGCTGGAAGGTGATGATTAA
- a CDS encoding type I-B CRISPR-associated protein Cas7/Cst2/DevR, translating to MKKALTMTVIFQANSLNYGEGIANISELKKFHRGDGEVYTYASRQSIRYDIVRLGNELFGWNLDTVDKASGVVQFKKDVTINDSVEMDLFGYLKTDKNSQKRPAVVRLSHAISLEPYKSDLEFLNNMGLASRIGQDANLANIEQHHSFYTYTLTIDLNRVGVDGEIELPNEEKANRVLQLLEVLKVLNRNIRGRQENLAPLFVIGGMYHVANPFFLGRVQLSTTANGWAVQTKPIKETMEQTFAGEAIGKDTRIGILSDVFANEGEFYDLFNEQVMTVEPFFRYVSKQIQSYYGV from the coding sequence ATGAAAAAAGCGTTAACGATGACCGTCATTTTTCAAGCAAACTCATTAAACTACGGAGAAGGAATTGCAAATATTTCAGAGCTGAAAAAATTTCATCGTGGCGATGGTGAAGTATATACGTATGCGTCACGCCAAAGCATTCGTTACGATATTGTTCGCCTTGGAAATGAGCTGTTTGGATGGAATTTAGATACGGTTGACAAAGCGAGCGGAGTTGTTCAATTTAAAAAAGATGTGACGATCAACGACTCTGTTGAAATGGACTTATTTGGATATTTGAAAACGGATAAAAATTCACAAAAGCGCCCAGCTGTTGTTCGTCTAAGCCATGCGATCTCGCTTGAGCCGTACAAGAGTGATTTAGAATTTTTAAACAACATGGGGCTGGCAAGTCGGATTGGACAAGATGCTAATTTGGCAAATATTGAGCAACACCATAGCTTTTACACATACACGCTTACCATTGACTTAAACCGTGTCGGTGTAGATGGGGAGATTGAACTCCCAAATGAAGAAAAAGCGAATCGTGTACTCCAGCTACTTGAAGTTTTAAAAGTGCTAAACCGCAACATTCGCGGACGACAAGAAAATTTGGCTCCGCTTTTTGTCATCGGTGGAATGTATCATGTCGCTAACCCGTTTTTCCTTGGACGCGTTCAACTAAGTACGACAGCAAATGGATGGGCTGTACAAACAAAGCCGATTAAAGAAACAATGGAACAAACATTTGCTGGGGAAGCAATCGGCAAAGATACACGAATTGGAATATTGAGCGACGTGTTTGCAAATGAAGGAGAGTTTTATGATTTATTTAACGAGCAAGTGATGACTGTCGAACCATTTTTCCGATATGTCTCAAAACAAATCCAATCTTATTACGGTGTTTAA
- a CDS encoding type I-B CRISPR-associated protein Cas5 — protein MKALRLKLFQETACYKKPFASKVAETYPLPPYSTVKGMIHALLNADQFIPMRLSVQGTYEEKLLDYQRYYFFKKKELSSFPLVLDGLARMEFSYDKNEITTMPMYTHLLHNVHLLIHIEAEQHILKQIIHAIEYSMTHYSLGRWEDLVRIDEYKLVDVQELKEEKTLQWNAYIPSNLLDRETKSIPYQLNWKYEIVNGIRQWEKINVGYVQKEIEAPEGVWIDEDGELVFYHL, from the coding sequence ATGAAGGCGTTACGATTAAAACTATTTCAAGAAACAGCGTGCTACAAAAAGCCGTTTGCTTCCAAAGTGGCAGAAACGTATCCACTCCCGCCTTATTCAACCGTAAAAGGAATGATTCATGCTCTGCTGAATGCCGATCAATTCATTCCGATGCGATTGAGTGTGCAAGGAACGTATGAAGAAAAGCTTCTTGATTATCAACGATATTATTTTTTCAAAAAGAAAGAACTATCAAGTTTCCCTCTTGTGCTAGATGGGTTGGCGCGAATGGAATTTTCTTACGATAAAAATGAAATTACAACGATGCCAATGTACACGCATTTGTTGCACAACGTTCACCTATTAATTCATATCGAAGCAGAGCAGCACATATTAAAGCAAATCATTCACGCCATTGAATATAGTATGACTCATTACAGCCTTGGGCGTTGGGAAGATTTAGTGCGGATTGATGAGTATAAACTCGTGGACGTTCAAGAGCTTAAGGAAGAGAAAACTTTACAATGGAACGCTTATATTCCTAGTAATCTTCTTGATCGAGAGACAAAAAGTATCCCTTATCAGCTCAACTGGAAATATGAAATTGTTAATGGGATTCGGCAGTGGGAAAAAATTAACGTTGGGTATGTACAAAAAGAAATCGAGGCTCCAGAAGGAGTATGGATTGATGAAGACGGGGAACTAGTTTTTTATCATCTGTAG
- a CDS encoding subtype I-B CRISPR-associated endonuclease Cas1 produces the protein MLRDHYIFSNGRLKRKDNTLYFFDEEENKKSLPVHQTDNLYVFGEIDLNSSLLNLLSQHDVHLHVFNYYGFYAGTFCPRNKKVSGFTVVQQSAHYLDLEKRLYMAKAFLQSAVHHMLRNIRRYKEKTEQYVQVIEEEAKKMDSATTVQELMGIEGRIRQHYYQSFNAILKQDFIFEKRTKQPPQDPLNALISFGNSLCYTAVLSEIYKTQLDPTISFLHEPSTKRFSLCLDLAEIFKPLIVDVVIISCINNRIITQKHFDFLDGMVLLNEEGKKRFIKEWDEKLSTTVQHRKLKRKVSYRYFIRLECYKLIKHFIGDEPYKPLKAWW, from the coding sequence ATGTTAAGGGATCACTACATTTTTTCTAACGGTAGGCTAAAAAGAAAAGACAATACGCTATACTTTTTTGATGAAGAAGAAAATAAAAAAAGTCTTCCTGTTCATCAAACGGACAATTTATATGTATTTGGAGAAATAGATTTAAACTCATCGCTATTAAATTTATTAAGCCAGCACGATGTCCATCTTCATGTATTTAATTATTATGGCTTTTATGCAGGAACGTTTTGTCCGCGGAATAAAAAAGTTTCAGGGTTTACAGTAGTGCAACAAAGCGCTCATTATCTTGACTTGGAAAAACGGTTATACATGGCAAAGGCATTTTTGCAAAGCGCGGTTCATCATATGTTACGGAATATTCGCCGGTATAAAGAAAAAACAGAACAATATGTACAAGTTATCGAAGAGGAAGCAAAAAAGATGGATAGTGCCACGACAGTTCAAGAGCTAATGGGAATCGAAGGGCGCATTCGTCAACATTATTATCAGTCATTTAATGCGATTTTGAAGCAAGATTTTATCTTTGAAAAGCGAACGAAACAACCACCGCAGGATCCGCTAAATGCGCTTATTTCGTTTGGAAATTCACTTTGTTATACGGCCGTTTTGTCGGAAATTTATAAAACACAATTAGACCCAACGATTAGTTTTTTACACGAGCCGTCAACGAAAAGGTTTTCTTTATGTCTAGATTTAGCCGAGATTTTCAAGCCATTGATCGTCGACGTAGTGATTATTTCTTGCATTAACAACCGCATTATTACTCAGAAGCATTTTGACTTTTTAGATGGGATGGTTTTGCTAAATGAAGAAGGTAAAAAGCGTTTTATTAAAGAGTGGGATGAGAAGCTATCAACAACCGTACAACATCGAAAACTGAAGCGAAAAGTAAGCTATCGGTATTTTATTCGCCTGGAATGTTATAAGCTAATTAAGCATTTTATTGGCGATGAACCTTATAAACCGTTGAAGGCATGGTGGTAA
- a CDS encoding type I-B CRISPR-associated protein Cas8b1/Cst1: MKVKLHMGEWMINMGLVGLYRVFEYGRKNGIISDEYKDSVTVKPWGIELDTDVLPQLPKAYFLYLLEEYSVARRECERLDSYIEQVKKEENFKNVVSSIKKSINDTGKKVLKYFPYPSLEDVLEKLKDVKKAEHVSQLIGYINEFKTIINDQKVNEKLTLNYFKPAILRSFFGQVSFLNVAKNNLDFDGHIEEFYKSYIVPVLNDLIFEQAIETSRSSEEMNAFLETHNDYQPFKQLKREVRKKTIEEIREYVRTNINKCLLFNERVAFYNFEEMVFSPIGVAKDNAFNFSWHFDSQQPKPLSSLAKLVLLFAPIGSTIYYKSEGINEQTERRLYAGFVQTDATFAEILQKNNHFSQLKKKREPFNKIVSQLVQSVKKESEYTVDHLFFLEFFSDYDSKKTHLHYYHLPMYLAHYFKQHADKLDYIKPYDYREQFVQYVLRGADPVYVIYNYLRDCIKNERSTIGPYIAVQERHRILQFKKGVRDMSTTDKRVSALFMQGREIREAIIRSSSSEKKVTSIAYRLLNAAKAGNRKNFMDTLLRIYMSADRPISPIFLNALHERDLDFATVANAFIAGLLANQYKEEQEEVQA, translated from the coding sequence ATGAAGGTTAAATTGCACATGGGTGAATGGATGATCAACATGGGGCTTGTTGGATTATATCGTGTGTTTGAATATGGGCGAAAAAACGGAATCATTAGCGATGAATACAAAGATAGTGTGACGGTCAAGCCATGGGGAATTGAACTTGATACTGATGTACTTCCGCAATTGCCGAAAGCATATTTTTTGTATTTGTTAGAGGAGTATAGTGTTGCTAGAAGGGAATGTGAAAGATTAGATAGTTACATAGAACAAGTGAAAAAGGAAGAGAACTTTAAAAATGTCGTATCAAGTATTAAGAAATCTATCAACGATACAGGAAAAAAAGTGCTTAAATATTTTCCATATCCTAGTCTCGAAGACGTACTTGAGAAGTTGAAAGATGTAAAAAAGGCTGAACACGTAAGTCAACTTATAGGGTATATAAATGAATTTAAAACCATTATTAATGACCAAAAAGTCAACGAAAAATTGACGCTCAATTACTTTAAACCAGCTATACTGCGCTCATTTTTTGGACAAGTATCTTTTTTGAACGTTGCAAAAAACAACTTGGATTTCGATGGACATATCGAGGAATTTTATAAAAGTTATATCGTTCCTGTTCTTAATGACTTAATCTTTGAACAAGCAATAGAAACTAGTCGTTCTTCAGAAGAAATGAATGCTTTTTTAGAAACACATAACGACTATCAGCCATTTAAACAATTGAAAAGGGAAGTGAGGAAGAAAACGATAGAAGAGATAAGGGAATATGTCAGAACGAACATCAATAAATGTTTGCTTTTTAATGAGCGTGTTGCCTTTTACAACTTCGAAGAAATGGTATTTTCCCCAATCGGTGTTGCGAAAGACAATGCGTTTAACTTTAGTTGGCATTTTGATAGTCAGCAACCTAAACCATTGTCTTCATTAGCTAAACTTGTGCTTTTATTCGCACCGATTGGCTCGACCATTTATTACAAAAGCGAAGGAATAAATGAACAAACGGAACGACGATTGTATGCAGGTTTTGTTCAAACGGACGCTACTTTTGCAGAAATTTTACAGAAAAACAATCATTTTAGTCAGTTAAAGAAAAAAAGAGAGCCTTTCAACAAAATCGTCAGTCAACTTGTTCAAAGTGTAAAAAAAGAATCGGAGTATACAGTCGATCATTTGTTTTTCTTAGAATTCTTTTCGGACTACGACAGTAAAAAAACACACCTACATTATTATCATCTGCCTATGTATTTAGCCCATTATTTCAAACAACATGCTGATAAGCTCGATTATATAAAACCATATGACTATCGGGAGCAGTTCGTGCAATACGTGCTGCGTGGTGCAGATCCAGTTTATGTTATCTATAACTACTTGCGCGATTGCATCAAAAATGAAAGAAGTACGATTGGTCCGTACATTGCTGTGCAGGAACGGCATCGAATTTTGCAGTTTAAAAAGGGAGTGAGAGATATGTCCACGACAGATAAAAGAGTAAGCGCCTTGTTTATGCAAGGTCGGGAAATTCGCGAGGCGATTATCCGTTCAAGCAGTTCGGAGAAAAAAGTAACAAGCATCGCTTATCGTTTATTAAACGCTGCAAAAGCCGGAAATAGAAAAAACTTTATGGACACGCTTTTGCGTATTTACATGTCGGCAGATCGCCCGATTTCACCAATTTTTCTAAACGCGCTACATGAACGGGATCTTGATTTTGCGACAGTGGCGAATGCGTTTATTGCTGGATTACTAGCAAATCAATATAAAGAAGAACAGGAGGAAGTTCAAGCATGA
- a CDS encoding CRISPR-associated endonuclease Cas2: MFVIITYDVGEKRVNKVCKKLREYLTWTQNSVFEGEITKSLLMKCLNEIDQIIDEDEDSIYIYEVANPKNIKKQVFGQEKNFDELFL, from the coding sequence ATGTTCGTAATTATTACGTACGATGTGGGAGAAAAACGTGTAAATAAAGTGTGCAAAAAATTAAGGGAATACTTAACATGGACACAAAACTCTGTGTTCGAGGGGGAAATCACAAAAAGTTTGCTAATGAAATGCCTAAATGAAATCGATCAAATCATTGATGAAGATGAGGATTCCATTTATATTTATGAAGTAGCTAATCCAAAGAACATTAAGAAACAAGTATTTGGACAAGAAAAAAACTTTGATGAACTCTTTCTTTAA
- a CDS encoding CRISPR-associated helicase/endonuclease Cas3, giving the protein MVFYAKSEGKETIREHTDRLLYNLNLLKNSYSNKFMLMDGKMWKLLEIAVQYHDVGKANTVFQNKIRQAIRESMLETDIETDVPHNYLSVGCIPLKQLDLTKEEERLLIHAVGYHHEREQLPEKEKVRHVLENDIKKQLPQLSEHMRLPMTEKFSYRFVDRLLKRYTYHDGEEFWKYVMIKGLLHRLDHAASAHIDVESDVEKSIYINVNEYMKKQGFHKNDLQQFAEQHHDKHVIAIAQTGMGKTEAALLWIQHDKAFFTLPLRVSINAIYDRIKEKMGYDAVGLLHSTSVHYLVDKEENWEELKQQSEHYAKKLLLTTIDQILKFPFYYKGFEKELAAMANAKVVIDEIQAYEPRIAAMLIKSLEMIHRVGGKFMIMTATLPTLYLEELKQRNVINDDQIAIEEFIDTSVNRHRIRLRSEGIEEAIGEVLELGETSQVLVIVNTVRQAMSLYDKFLDCDTQVPIYLLHSQFTQEDRQLLEKHIKQFNEDNERGIWITTQLVEASIDIDFDYLFTEMSTLDSLFQRFGRCYRKRELEHDNCNIHIFTENISGIPRVYNEHLVNESIRLLEPYDHQIVDERAKVEMVKQLYDRKQLKGTSFLKEFEDALYMFDNLDPYGMDKRKAQQKLRDIQNIQIITRQMYDQIEHLFERYKEEKEWKKRLKLRMEIEKKTVSVQRYIAEKYVSERLPKPFDHIYIAEVEYDFNRERLKGKGILLDKPSSNQH; this is encoded by the coding sequence ATGGTTTTTTATGCAAAATCGGAGGGAAAAGAGACGATTCGTGAACATACGGATCGTCTCCTTTATAATTTAAATTTGTTAAAAAATTCTTACAGTAACAAATTCATGTTAATGGATGGAAAAATGTGGAAGTTATTAGAAATCGCCGTCCAATATCATGACGTTGGCAAAGCGAACACGGTGTTTCAAAATAAAATCCGACAGGCAATTCGTGAATCTATGTTAGAGACGGATATTGAAACAGATGTACCTCACAATTATTTATCCGTAGGATGTATCCCGCTAAAACAACTAGACCTCACGAAAGAAGAAGAGCGGCTGCTTATTCACGCGGTTGGTTATCATCATGAGCGAGAGCAACTTCCAGAGAAAGAAAAGGTTCGTCATGTTTTAGAAAACGATATAAAAAAGCAGTTACCGCAACTAAGTGAACACATGCGTTTACCAATGACAGAAAAATTTTCATATCGATTCGTTGACCGATTATTAAAGCGGTATACGTATCATGACGGAGAAGAGTTTTGGAAATATGTCATGATTAAAGGGTTGTTGCATCGTTTAGACCATGCAGCGTCTGCGCATATTGATGTTGAAAGCGATGTGGAAAAGTCGATCTACATAAACGTAAATGAATATATGAAAAAACAAGGATTTCATAAAAACGATTTGCAACAATTTGCTGAACAACATCATGATAAGCACGTCATTGCCATTGCACAAACGGGAATGGGGAAAACAGAAGCGGCATTGTTATGGATTCAACATGATAAAGCGTTTTTCACGTTACCACTTCGAGTAAGCATTAATGCGATATACGACAGAATAAAAGAGAAAATGGGCTACGATGCCGTTGGATTGCTTCACTCAACAAGTGTGCATTATTTAGTAGACAAAGAGGAAAATTGGGAAGAATTAAAGCAACAGTCTGAGCACTATGCAAAGAAACTATTGCTTACAACAATCGACCAAATTTTAAAGTTTCCTTTTTACTATAAAGGTTTTGAAAAAGAGTTAGCTGCGATGGCAAATGCGAAAGTGGTTATTGATGAAATACAGGCATATGAACCACGCATTGCAGCGATGTTGATTAAATCGCTCGAAATGATTCATCGTGTAGGTGGAAAATTTATGATTATGACTGCCACACTCCCGACTTTATATTTAGAAGAGCTAAAACAGCGAAACGTGATTAACGACGACCAGATTGCGATCGAGGAGTTCATTGACACAAGTGTCAATCGCCATCGAATTCGCCTGCGTTCTGAGGGGATAGAAGAAGCGATTGGAGAAGTTTTAGAATTGGGCGAAACATCACAAGTACTCGTCATCGTCAATACTGTTCGTCAGGCAATGAGTCTTTACGATAAATTTTTAGATTGTGATACACAAGTCCCTATCTACTTACTTCATTCACAGTTTACACAAGAAGATCGTCAGTTATTGGAAAAACACATTAAACAATTCAATGAAGATAATGAACGAGGAATTTGGATTACGACGCAACTTGTCGAGGCAAGTATTGACATTGATTTTGATTATTTATTTACAGAAATGTCAACGTTAGATAGCTTATTTCAACGTTTTGGACGTTGTTACCGTAAAAGAGAGTTAGAACATGACAATTGCAATATTCATATTTTCACTGAAAATATTTCTGGTATTCCGCGAGTATATAACGAACATCTTGTAAATGAGAGCATTCGGCTGTTAGAGCCATACGATCACCAAATTGTTGACGAACGTGCCAAGGTAGAAATGGTAAAGCAACTATATGATCGAAAACAATTAAAGGGCACATCATTTTTGAAAGAGTTTGAAGATGCCTTATATATGTTTGATAATCTTGATCCATATGGAATGGATAAACGAAAAGCACAACAAAAGCTGCGTGATATTCAAAACATCCAGATCATTACGCGGCAAATGTATGATCAGATTGAGCATCTATTCGAGAGATATAAAGAAGAAAAAGAATGGAAAAAACGCTTGAAATTACGGATGGAAATCGAAAAGAAAACGGTTAGCGTTCAGCGATATATAGCAGAAAAATATGTGTCGGAACGTTTGCCAAAGCCATTTGATCACATATATATTGCCGAAGTTGAATACGACTTTAATCGAGAACGGTTGAAAGGGAAGGGAATTTTATTGGACAAACCTTCATCCAATCAACATTAA